From the Streptococcus sp. 29887 genome, one window contains:
- the ptsP gene encoding phosphoenolpyruvate--protein phosphotransferase yields MTEMLKGIAASDGVAVAKAYLLVQPDLSFETVAVEDTNAEEARLDAALEASQNELSVIRENAVASLGEEAAAVFDAHLMVLADPEMIGQIKETIRAKKTNAETGLKEVTDMFIAIFEGMEDNPYMQERAADIRDVAKRVLAHLLGVRLPNPATIDEESIVIAHDLTPSDTAQLNKQFVKAFVTNIGGRTSHSAIMARTLEIAAVLGTNNITEIVKDGDVLAVNGITGEVVINPSEEVIAEFKAAGEAYAKQKAEWALLKDAQTVTADGKHFELAANIGTPKDVEGVNDNGAEAVGLYRTEFLYMDSQDFPTEDEQYEAYKAVLEGMNGKPVVVRTMDIGGDKELPYFDLPHEMNPFLGFRALRISISETGNQMFRTQLRALLRSSVHGKLRIMFPMVALLTEFRAAKAILEEEKANLLAEGVAVADDIQVGIMIEIPAAAMIADQFAKEVDFFSIGTNDLIQYTMAADRMNEQVSYLYQPYNPSILRLINNVIKAAHAEGKWAGMCGEMAGDQQAVPLLVGMGLDEFSMSATSVLRTRSLMKTLDTAKMEEYAQRALTECATAEEVLELQKEYVDFN; encoded by the coding sequence ATGACAGAAATGCTTAAAGGAATTGCAGCATCTGATGGTGTTGCCGTTGCTAAGGCATATCTACTCGTTCAGCCAGATTTGTCCTTCGAAACTGTTGCAGTTGAAGATACAAATGCAGAAGAAGCTCGTTTGGATGCAGCTCTTGAAGCATCACAGAACGAGCTTTCTGTTATTCGTGAGAACGCAGTAGCTAGCCTTGGTGAAGAAGCCGCAGCCGTATTTGATGCACACTTGATGGTTCTTGCTGACCCAGAAATGATTGGTCAGATTAAGGAAACTATCCGTGCTAAGAAAACAAATGCTGAAACAGGTTTGAAAGAAGTAACGGATATGTTCATTGCTATCTTTGAAGGTATGGAAGATAACCCATACATGCAAGAGCGTGCAGCAGACATCCGCGACGTTGCTAAACGTGTCCTAGCTCACTTGCTTGGTGTTCGTTTGCCAAACCCAGCGACAATTGATGAAGAGTCTATCGTTATTGCACACGACTTGACACCATCTGATACAGCGCAATTGAACAAACAGTTTGTAAAAGCCTTTGTAACCAACATTGGTGGTCGTACAAGCCACTCAGCTATCATGGCTCGTACACTTGAAATCGCTGCTGTTTTGGGTACAAATAACATTACTGAAATCGTGAAAGATGGTGATGTCCTCGCTGTTAACGGTATCACAGGTGAAGTTGTTATCAACCCATCTGAAGAAGTGATTGCAGAATTTAAGGCAGCTGGCGAAGCCTATGCTAAACAAAAAGCTGAGTGGGCACTCTTGAAAGATGCTCAAACAGTGACAGCTGACGGCAAACACTTCGAATTGGCAGCTAACATCGGTACACCAAAAGACGTTGAAGGTGTAAACGATAATGGTGCTGAAGCAGTTGGTCTTTACCGTACAGAGTTCTTGTACATGGACTCACAAGACTTCCCAACAGAAGATGAGCAATACGAAGCTTATAAGGCTGTTCTTGAAGGTATGAACGGTAAGCCGGTTGTGGTTCGTACTATGGATATCGGTGGTGATAAGGAACTTCCTTACTTCGACCTTCCACACGAAATGAACCCATTCCTTGGTTTCCGTGCTCTTCGTATCTCTATCTCTGAGACTGGTAACCAAATGTTCCGTACGCAGTTGCGTGCCCTTCTTCGTTCATCAGTACATGGTAAACTTCGTATCATGTTCCCGATGGTTGCCTTGTTGACAGAATTCCGTGCAGCAAAAGCAATCCTTGAAGAAGAAAAAGCGAACTTGTTGGCTGAAGGTGTAGCAGTTGCAGATGATATCCAAGTGGGTATCATGATCGAAATCCCTGCAGCAGCAATGATTGCTGACCAATTTGCTAAAGAAGTTGACTTCTTCTCAATTGGTACAAACGACCTTATCCAGTACACAATGGCAGCAGACCGTATGAACGAACAAGTTTCATACCTCTACCAACCTTACAACCCATCTATCCTTCGCTTGATTAACAACGTTATCAAGGCTGCACACGCAGAAGGCAAATGGGCTGGTATGTGTGGAGAGATGGCTGGTGACCAACAAGCTGTTCCACTTCTTGTCGGAATGGGCTTGGATGAGTTCTCTATGAGCGCAACTTCTGTACTTCGTACACGTAGCCTCATGAAGACACTTGACACAGCTAAGATGGAAGAATATGCTCAGCGTGCCTTGACAGAATGTGCAACGGCAGAAGAAGTTCTTGAACTTCAAAAAGAGTATGTTGATTTCAACTAA
- a CDS encoding phosphocarrier protein HPr, with protein sequence MASKDFHIVAETGIHARPATLLVQTASKFASDITLNYKEKSVNLKSIMGVMSLGVGQGADVTISAEGADADDAIAAITETMEKEGLA encoded by the coding sequence ATGGCTTCAAAAGACTTCCACATCGTGGCAGAAACAGGTATCCACGCACGTCCAGCAACTTTGCTTGTTCAAACTGCTAGCAAATTCGCTTCAGACATCACGTTGAACTACAAAGAAAAATCAGTTAACCTTAAATCTATCATGGGTGTTATGAGTCTTGGTGTTGGTCAAGGCGCTGATGTAACAATCTCTGCTGAAGGTGCTGATGCTGACGATGCAATCGCAGCTATCACTGAAACAATGGAAAAAGAAGGATTGGCATAA
- the nrdH gene encoding glutaredoxin-like protein NrdH has product MVTIYSKNNCVQCKMSKKFLDEHNVAYKEINLDEQPEFIEHVKNLGFSAAPVIETENEVFSGFQPTKLKALV; this is encoded by the coding sequence ATGGTTACCATCTATTCAAAAAATAATTGTGTTCAATGTAAAATGAGTAAAAAATTTCTTGACGAGCACAATGTAGCCTACAAAGAGATCAATCTAGACGAGCAACCTGAATTTATCGAACATGTTAAAAACCTTGGTTTCTCAGCGGCGCCAGTTATTGAAACTGAAAATGAAGTTTTCTCTGGTTTCCAACCAACAAAATTGAAAGCCTTGGTATAA
- the nrdE gene encoding class 1b ribonucleoside-diphosphate reductase subunit alpha has translation MSLKELGDVSYFRLNNEINRPVNGQIPLHKDLEAVKAFFNENVLPNTKHFDSILDKIAYLVEENYLEKEFLDQYSSEFIIKIHQFLQDQNFRFKSFMAAYKFYNQYALKTNDGAYYLESMEDRVLFNALYFAEGNEELALNLANEMIHLRYQPATPSFLNAGRARRGELVSCFLIQVTDDMNSIGRSINSALQLSRIGGGVGISLSNLREAGAPIKGYEGAASGVVPVMKLFEDSFSYSNQLGQRQGAGVVYLDVFHPDIISFLSTKKENADEKVRVKTLSLGITVPDKFYELARKNEDMYLFSPYSVELEYGVPYSYLDITEKYDELVANPRIRKTKIKARDLETEISKLQQESGYPYVINIDTANRSNPVDGKIIMSNLCSEILQVQTPSVINDSQEYLTMGTDVSCNLGSTNIVNLMKSPDFGRSVRTMTRALTYVTDHSHISAVPSIEAGNERAHSIGLGAMGLHSYLAQNLIDYGSKTAVEFTNIYFMLLNYWTLVESNNIARERKATFHNFDKSKYADGSYFDKYVTGDYQPQSDRVKELFEGIFIPSGQDWAELREKVMADGLYHQNRLAVAPNGSISYINDVSASIHPITQRIEERQEKKIGKIYYPAAGLATETIPFYKSAYDMDMRKVIDVYAAATEHVDQGLSLTLFLRSELPKELYEWKKENKQTTRDLSILRNYAFNKGVKSIYYVRTFTDDGEEVGANQCESCVI, from the coding sequence ATGAGTTTGAAAGAATTAGGCGATGTGTCCTACTTCCGTTTAAATAACGAAATCAACCGTCCAGTCAATGGACAAATTCCTCTCCACAAGGATCTAGAAGCAGTTAAAGCTTTCTTTAATGAAAATGTCCTTCCAAATACAAAGCACTTTGATAGCATTTTAGACAAGATTGCTTATTTAGTAGAAGAAAATTATCTTGAAAAAGAATTTTTGGACCAGTATAGCTCAGAATTTATCATTAAAATCCATCAATTTTTACAGGACCAAAACTTCCGCTTCAAGTCCTTCATGGCTGCCTACAAGTTCTACAATCAGTATGCCCTTAAAACCAACGACGGTGCCTACTACTTGGAGAGCATGGAAGACCGCGTTCTCTTCAACGCCTTGTATTTTGCAGAGGGCAATGAAGAATTGGCCTTGAATTTGGCCAACGAAATGATCCATTTGCGTTACCAGCCTGCTACTCCTTCCTTCCTCAACGCAGGTCGTGCCCGTCGTGGTGAATTGGTGTCTTGTTTCCTCATCCAGGTCACAGACGACATGAACTCAATTGGACGATCTATCAACTCTGCTCTGCAATTGTCCCGTATCGGTGGTGGTGTCGGTATCTCCCTCAGCAACTTGCGTGAGGCAGGTGCTCCAATCAAGGGCTATGAGGGGGCGGCATCTGGTGTTGTTCCTGTTATGAAACTCTTCGAAGACAGCTTCTCCTATTCTAACCAGCTTGGGCAACGCCAAGGGGCTGGTGTCGTTTATCTTGATGTTTTCCACCCAGATATTATTTCCTTCCTTTCAACTAAGAAAGAAAATGCCGATGAGAAAGTTCGCGTGAAGACCTTATCACTCGGTATCACTGTTCCTGATAAATTCTACGAATTGGCACGCAAAAATGAAGATATGTACCTCTTCAGCCCATACTCAGTTGAGTTGGAATATGGGGTACCTTACAGCTATCTCGATATCACTGAAAAGTACGATGAGTTGGTAGCAAACCCACGTATCCGTAAGACAAAAATCAAGGCTCGCGACCTAGAAACTGAGATTTCTAAACTTCAACAGGAATCTGGCTACCCTTATGTTATCAACATCGACACTGCCAACCGTAGCAATCCTGTTGACGGTAAGATTATCATGTCCAACCTCTGTTCAGAAATTCTTCAAGTTCAAACGCCAAGTGTCATCAATGATTCTCAGGAATACTTGACCATGGGGACAGATGTATCATGTAACCTTGGCTCAACTAATATTGTCAACTTGATGAAATCCCCTGATTTTGGACGTTCTGTCCGTACTATGACCCGTGCTTTGACCTACGTGACGGACCATTCGCACATTTCTGCAGTACCGTCTATCGAAGCAGGAAATGAACGTGCTCATTCTATCGGACTTGGTGCCATGGGACTTCATTCATACTTGGCCCAGAACCTGATCGACTACGGTTCAAAAACAGCCGTAGAATTTACCAACATCTACTTCATGCTCCTCAACTACTGGACCTTGGTAGAATCAAATAACATTGCCCGCGAACGCAAGGCAACCTTCCATAATTTTGACAAATCAAAATACGCAGACGGTAGCTATTTTGACAAGTATGTGACTGGAGACTACCAACCTCAATCTGACCGTGTCAAAGAACTCTTTGAAGGCATTTTCATTCCAAGTGGACAAGATTGGGCTGAACTCCGTGAGAAAGTCATGGCAGATGGTCTTTACCACCAAAACCGCCTAGCTGTTGCACCAAACGGATCTATTTCCTATATCAATGACGTCTCTGCTTCTATTCACCCAATCACACAACGGATTGAAGAACGCCAAGAGAAGAAAATCGGTAAAATCTACTATCCAGCAGCTGGCTTGGCAACAGAAACCATTCCATTCTACAAGTCTGCCTACGATATGGATATGCGGAAGGTCATTGATGTCTACGCCGCTGCGACAGAACACGTCGACCAAGGTTTGTCACTCACTCTTTTCCTTCGCAGCGAGCTCCCAAAAGAACTCTATGAATGGAAAAAAGAGAACAAACAAACTACACGTGACCTCTCTATCCTCCGTAACTACGCCTTCAATAAGGGTGTCAAGTCTATCTACTACGTCCGCACCTTCACAGACGACGGCGAAGAAGTCGGCGCAAACCAATGTGAAAGTTGTGTGATTTAA
- the nrdF gene encoding class 1b ribonucleoside-diphosphate reductase subunit beta, which translates to MTTYYKAINWNAIEDVIDKSTWEKLTEQFWLDTRIPLSNDLDDWRKLTAEEKDLVGKVFGGLTLLDTLQSETGVQALRNDIRTPHEEAVYNNIQFMESVHAKSYSSIFSTLNTKSEIEDIFEWTNSNEYLQRKAKIINEIYETGTPLEKKVASVFLETFLFYSGFFTPLYYLGNNKLANVAEIIKLIIRDESVHGTYIGYKFQLGFNELSEEEQDKLRDWMYDLLYQLYENEEGYTRSLYDAVGWTEEVLTFLRYNANKALMNLGQDPLFPDSADDVNPIIMNGISTGTSNHDFFSQVGNGYLLGEVEAMQDDDYLYGL; encoded by the coding sequence ATGACAACCTACTACAAAGCCATAAACTGGAACGCAATTGAGGATGTGATTGACAAGTCAACTTGGGAAAAGTTGACTGAGCAATTCTGGCTCGATACGCGTATCCCCCTATCAAACGACTTGGATGACTGGCGCAAACTGACTGCTGAAGAAAAAGACTTGGTTGGTAAGGTCTTCGGTGGATTGACCCTCTTGGATACGCTTCAGTCTGAAACAGGGGTCCAAGCCCTCCGCAATGACATTCGTACACCTCATGAAGAAGCTGTTTACAACAACATCCAATTCATGGAGTCTGTTCACGCCAAATCCTACTCTTCTATCTTCTCAACCTTGAACACCAAGTCTGAGATTGAAGACATCTTTGAATGGACCAACAGCAACGAATACTTGCAACGCAAGGCAAAGATTATCAACGAAATCTACGAAACTGGTACCCCACTTGAGAAGAAGGTAGCCAGCGTATTCCTAGAAACCTTCCTCTTCTACTCTGGTTTCTTCACGCCACTCTACTACCTTGGTAACAACAAACTGGCCAACGTTGCAGAAATCATCAAGCTGATCATCCGTGACGAATCTGTTCACGGTACCTACATTGGCTACAAGTTCCAGCTTGGTTTCAATGAATTGTCCGAGGAAGAACAGGACAAACTTCGTGACTGGATGTATGACCTTCTCTACCAACTTTACGAAAATGAAGAAGGTTACACACGCTCCCTTTATGACGCAGTCGGCTGGACCGAGGAAGTCTTAACTTTCCTTCGTTACAATGCCAACAAGGCTCTCATGAACTTGGGACAAGACCCGCTCTTCCCTGACTCAGCGGATGATGTCAACCCAATCATCATGAACGGTATTTCAACTGGTACATCTAACCACGACTTCTTCTCACAAGTTGGTAACGGATATCTACTCGGTGAAGTTGAAGCCATGCAGGACGATGATTACTTGTACGGATTATAA
- a CDS encoding CPBP family intramembrane glutamic endopeptidase, with product MKNFFKHTGLLLAYYIAYQFGSQFLQLPWATEQVEGIPASAAEGLYWFGLIVGLPLLLGFSYLLWKVLYPRKTMNLTLDKPWLKRIAYPLLAYLAFFILQFLLPVPESDNQKNAVAFIQSAPIHSFFLVVIFAGIFEELIFRGFLATYFFPKLSDVKSVLLYGLVSGTLFSFVHGPATLPQFLIYFTMGVIFAWIYLVKQDIRYPMALHMLNNGISYFMIVFLV from the coding sequence ATGAAGAATTTTTTTAAACATACTGGTTTATTATTAGCCTATTACATTGCCTATCAATTCGGATCCCAGTTCCTCCAGTTACCATGGGCTACTGAGCAGGTAGAGGGTATTCCAGCTAGTGCTGCAGAAGGTTTATATTGGTTTGGACTGATTGTGGGTCTGCCCTTGTTACTTGGTTTTTCCTACCTGCTTTGGAAAGTCTTGTACCCAAGAAAAACAATGAACCTGACGCTAGATAAGCCTTGGCTGAAACGGATTGCCTATCCGCTGTTAGCCTATCTTGCATTCTTCATTCTCCAATTTCTCCTACCAGTTCCTGAATCAGATAATCAGAAAAATGCAGTTGCCTTTATCCAGTCTGCACCTATTCACTCCTTTTTCCTGGTGGTCATTTTTGCAGGTATCTTTGAAGAATTGATTTTCCGTGGTTTCTTGGCAACCTATTTCTTCCCTAAATTATCCGATGTAAAATCTGTCTTGCTCTACGGCCTAGTTTCAGGAACCTTGTTTAGTTTTGTGCATGGTCCAGCAACCCTTCCACAATTTTTGATTTATTTCACAATGGGAGTAATCTTTGCATGGATCTATTTGGTGAAACAAGATATCCGTTATCCAATGGCCCTACACATGCTCAACAATGGCATTTCCTATTTTATGATTGTGTTTTTAGTATAA
- a CDS encoding CPBP family intramembrane glutamic endopeptidase, with product MNRLGNVKDWNVVKNWKFLLVGLIVVALNVLTQMAMFALPNFDGANLLIAATLLLFAVVVGLVLTSKIGLWKSEQKWGMLKNIGFVVLAFIVMFGLKIIGGQLIMLEEGYGQTTANQEVINNSGLPALLLFLFAVLFAPVLEELIFRGILMGKVFGKDSNVGLLLSSFLFGLIHNPTNIGSWVVYGGMGLVLGLVYRISGNYSNALILHSLNNLLGFLLMLVMKSLGLI from the coding sequence ATGAATAGACTTGGAAATGTCAAAGATTGGAATGTGGTAAAAAACTGGAAATTTCTCTTAGTGGGATTGATTGTCGTTGCACTGAATGTATTGACCCAGATGGCCATGTTTGCCCTACCAAATTTTGACGGGGCTAACCTACTGATTGCTGCAACTCTCTTATTGTTTGCCGTGGTAGTCGGTCTTGTTTTGACAAGTAAAATTGGTCTATGGAAGAGCGAGCAGAAGTGGGGAATGTTAAAGAATATTGGTTTTGTTGTCCTTGCTTTTATCGTCATGTTTGGTCTGAAAATAATCGGTGGACAATTGATTATGCTGGAAGAGGGATATGGTCAAACGACTGCTAATCAGGAAGTCATCAATAACTCTGGTCTGCCAGCCTTGCTCTTGTTTCTCTTTGCTGTACTTTTTGCTCCAGTTCTTGAAGAATTGATTTTCCGTGGCATTCTCATGGGGAAAGTCTTTGGTAAGGATTCGAATGTTGGATTGTTGCTATCAAGTTTTCTATTTGGACTCATTCACAATCCGACCAATATCGGATCTTGGGTTGTCTATGGAGGCATGGGTCTGGTTTTAGGTCTAGTCTATCGTATTTCAGGTAACTATTCCAATGCACTCATCTTACACAGTCTCAATAATCTTCTCGGATTTTTGCTCATGCTAGTCATGAAAAGCCTGGGTTTGATTTAG
- a CDS encoding DUF3278 domain-containing protein: MKKENLHIRAIRYFYDIVGELDEMSYATLTNFGNNMYMLFMTVTLLSFLVSFALGEDVMGISLFLTLVYSQVKQEATIKRLGLDKLFVAKADVKMARKKMMKRTLFQTLQIAVYSLLVSIGLWQLQIPQESGTSAAEYFQFVTPMTVVLLTLVGFVSFYFANRKKITFI; the protein is encoded by the coding sequence ATGAAAAAGGAAAATCTACACATTCGAGCAATTCGTTATTTCTATGATATCGTTGGTGAGTTAGACGAGATGTCTTATGCGACCTTGACCAATTTCGGCAACAATATGTATATGCTCTTTATGACAGTGACACTGCTGAGCTTCCTAGTTAGCTTTGCGCTGGGAGAAGATGTCATGGGAATCAGCCTCTTCTTGACATTGGTATATTCTCAGGTCAAGCAAGAGGCCACTATTAAACGGCTGGGCTTGGATAAATTGTTTGTTGCCAAGGCTGATGTAAAAATGGCTCGGAAGAAAATGATGAAACGAACTCTGTTTCAAACTCTACAGATTGCTGTCTACAGTCTGCTAGTTAGTATTGGCCTCTGGCAGTTACAAATTCCACAGGAAAGTGGAACATCTGCAGCAGAGTATTTCCAGTTTGTCACTCCCATGACAGTTGTTCTTCTGACCTTAGTAGGATTTGTTAGTTTCTACTTTGCCAATCGTAAGAAAATCACATTCATTTAA
- a CDS encoding DUF3169 family protein: MKQGKQLTTKQRWVRNLIYLLSGAIFGAFCGFFGVLISKFGLPSFVTLDNFLFCLRIITFVIFAGTVYFGLKANQTHKLYHSISDEDEERADELNMKMYRNLEYAIIMFNVAASLTLLNLGLGFGVAFLEESAIMYGSIFDLVFYVVLLVAQIFIMKLTQKIRDYQLSAFATVKEMKDFMEAMDEGEKQANYEMSFQIVFTLNQIVLPGLYLFLFVLSMLLQERQIMAFLVVAFLHIYINVMQVRMVRRYFK; encoded by the coding sequence TTGAAACAGGGGAAACAATTAACGACAAAACAAAGATGGGTGAGGAATCTTATCTATTTACTTTCAGGAGCTATCTTTGGCGCATTTTGTGGCTTTTTTGGAGTATTGATTTCTAAGTTTGGATTACCGTCTTTTGTTACCCTAGATAACTTCTTGTTTTGTTTGCGTATCATTACTTTTGTAATTTTCGCTGGAACCGTATATTTTGGTCTTAAGGCTAATCAAACTCATAAACTTTACCATTCTATTTCAGATGAGGATGAGGAACGGGCAGATGAACTAAATATGAAAATGTATCGTAACCTAGAATATGCGATTATAATGTTTAATGTTGCTGCGTCATTGACACTTTTAAATTTAGGATTAGGTTTTGGTGTTGCCTTCTTAGAAGAAAGTGCAATTATGTACGGGTCAATATTTGATCTAGTTTTCTATGTTGTTCTTCTCGTTGCACAGATTTTTATCATGAAATTAACTCAGAAAATTCGTGACTATCAGTTGTCTGCTTTTGCTACTGTAAAAGAAATGAAGGATTTTATGGAGGCAATGGACGAAGGTGAGAAACAAGCAAACTACGAAATGAGTTTCCAAATCGTCTTCACTTTAAATCAAATCGTGTTACCAGGTTTGTATCTATTCCTATTTGTACTTAGCATGCTATTGCAGGAGCGACAAATAATGGCCTTTCTAGTAGTGGCATTTTTACATATTTACATCAATGTCATGCAGGTTCGCATGGTCCGTCGTTATTTTAAATAA
- a CDS encoding helix-turn-helix transcriptional regulator: MEYVLKNRLKELRARDSLNQTELAKLAEVSRQTISLIERGEYTPSVVIAMRIAQIFNENVENVFQLVEVGD, translated from the coding sequence ATGGAATATGTCTTAAAAAATCGGCTCAAGGAGTTGCGGGCACGGGATAGCCTCAACCAGACTGAGTTGGCAAAATTAGCAGAAGTATCACGGCAGACCATTAGCTTGATTGAGCGGGGCGAATATACGCCCTCGGTGGTCATTGCCATGCGAATTGCTCAAATTTTTAACGAAAATGTAGAGAATGTCTTTCAATTAGTGGAGGTAGGAGATTGA
- a CDS encoding DUF3267 domain-containing protein, translating into MEAKKKLYEVNIMENKKFVWGLNILSTVLIFPFAHLFGKLAFSLLANVEQNLPLTLPELWIGMVLFPLLIVVHEAIHGIFFKVFCPENPVKYGIKWKSGMAYATSPGSLYNRMQMLVISLAPFVVISLGLTILASLGGMDVSLYLMVATMHAAACAGDFYYTYLLLVKFAKGNIAVEDTETGLIIYQA; encoded by the coding sequence ATGGAAGCGAAAAAGAAATTATATGAAGTCAATATCATGGAAAATAAGAAGTTTGTGTGGGGATTGAATATTCTTTCGACTGTTCTAATTTTCCCATTTGCTCATCTATTCGGTAAGTTAGCCTTTTCCTTGTTGGCTAATGTAGAACAAAATTTGCCACTTACCTTACCAGAGTTATGGATAGGAATGGTTCTATTTCCTCTTTTGATAGTTGTGCATGAAGCGATTCACGGTATCTTCTTCAAGGTTTTTTGTCCTGAAAATCCTGTCAAATACGGGATAAAATGGAAGTCCGGTATGGCCTATGCTACCAGTCCAGGTTCCCTCTACAATCGGATGCAAATGCTGGTGATTTCCCTGGCTCCCTTTGTCGTGATTAGTCTAGGCTTGACAATACTAGCGAGCTTAGGGGGAATGGACGTATCTCTTTATCTGATGGTAGCTACCATGCATGCGGCTGCTTGTGCTGGTGATTTCTACTATACCTATCTCTTATTGGTCAAGTTTGCTAAGGGGAATATAGCAGTTGAAGATACAGAAACAGGCTTGATTATCTACCAAGCCTAG